A stretch of DNA from Geminocystis sp. M7585_C2015_104:
GCCAGTAGCGTTAACAAAGTAAGTACCCGTTTCAACAACTCCCGCGCCATGGCTGCCATCCAAAATGCCAGGGAGGTACTTAAGCAATTCCCCTTGGTTGCTAGGCAAGATGCTAATAGGGCAAGGCAGATATGGGTGGAAGCACGGAGGCGTCTTTGGGATAGCTATCCAGTGGATCGTCCTTTCCCCCAGTCGGAAATTAGGGCTATGTGGGTGGATAGGGGAACCATTGTCAAAGCCCGGTCAAAAAAGGATTTGGAGCCTCTTTTCAACAAAATGGCAGGGGCTGGCATTAACACTGTCTTTTTTGAAACCGTCAATGCCAGTTATCCTATTTACCCAAGTAAGGTGGCCCCCGCGCAAAACCCCCTCACCAGAGGATGGGATCCCCTTAAGGCGGCCATTGAACTTGCCCATGAGAGGGGGATGGAATTACATGCCTGGGTATGGGTGTTTGCCGCCGCTAATGAAGGGCATAATCGGATTGAGAGAAAACCGGATAATTACCTAGGACCAGTAATTTCCCGTAATCCTGACTGGGTTTTAAAAGATCAAAATGGCTTTGTTTTCAACCGTACTCCCGGTTTCAAAAAGGCTTTCTTCGATCCTGCCAATCCCCAGGTGCGTAATTACCTTCTCTCTCTGTTTGAGGAAATTGTTACTAAATATAATGTAGACGGAATACACTTAGACTACATACGTTATCCCTTTCAAGATAGTCACACTCGTCAGCATTTTGGTTACACCTCTGCAAGTAGGGAATTGTTTAAGCAAACTTATGGGATTGACCCCATTGAGATACAACCTGGCAGTGAGCAGTGGCGTCTTTGGACTACTTTTCGCACACAGCAGGTTACCAGTTTTGTCAGTGAGGTGAGTCAACGTCTTAAAAGAAAACGTCCGGACTTGCTTATTTCTGCTGCTGTTTTCCCCATAGAGAGGGAGAAAAGACTTAATGTTATTCAACAGGATTGGGAAGAGTGGATGTTCAACGAGTGGGTGGATTTGATAGTTTTAATGACTTACGCACTAGACACGGGCAATTTTGAAACTCGCACTCGACCCATTCGCGATTTAGCTGACAAGAAGAATGGTAGTCTTATTATTCCTGGCATTCGTTTATTAGGTGTGCCAGATAGGGAAACCATAGATCAGGTACAATCTATTCGTAACATGCCCTCTGGGGGTTATGCTCTTTTTGCCGCAGAGAATTTCAAGTCTTCCCTCCAGGGCATTCTAGCCCAAACCCAGGGCAGTACTAGTAGTAATCCTCAACCTTTGCCTCATCGTCAACCCTTTCATAGTGCCTTCCAGCGTTATCTTTCTCTCAAACAGGAGTGGATTTTTGTCCTGGCTACTAATCGTATCGCCATTGATACCCCGTACATCATACCTTGGGCTGAACAGGCTGACAAACTCACTGCTAGACTTAGGGAATTGGTCAACAATCCTAGTGGGAATAATTTAAAACATGCTCAATCGGAATTATCCACCTTGAAGTTCAAACTTTCCCGTTATTTGGAAAGGGAAAAACGCCAGAATCCTGCCTTGGTAGACAGTTGGTTTAATCGTCTAATTACCATTGATAATTTGTTGCGTTACGGGGAGAGGACTATGCTGAATGGCAATGGGAAAAATAATTCTATAACCCAGAAATAACTACTTACTTTTCGGGAAAATCTCCTCTCCGTGTATTCTTTGCGGGCAGGATTTATATCAAAAAGGATTTTATTGTTTTCTTTCCCAAAGTATCCTTTTAGTATTCCCAGGTCTGCCAAAAACTTGTTGGATATTTCTTACCATCGGTAGTCGCATTTAGGCACAGCAATAGCAGAGTAGTTACAGTCAATGGGAAATCTGGGGATGACTGTCTAATCCCCAATTTCTCCTATGTTCCCATGGGACAATTTGACCAAAGCCTTAAAATAGGGGGTAGGATAAAGGGTGAGGATGCTAGTTCACAGGGCTATGGCAAGGCATTGGGGGACATAAGGCGAGCCAGTGAGGGTTATAGTGGTAATACTTGACAATTTCAGGGCTCGTATATGAGCTACCTCTTGCATGCCTCCGTCTTGTCATTCTGCATGAGGTATTGTTTTACAATTTAATACTCCGTTTAACTTGAAAAAAACACATTGGCCACTGCCTGGTTATAGCTAAATTGGGGAAAGAGCTGGGCTTTGGGCTGTGCAAACAATTCCAAGTCCACATAGGGGGGGAGGCTTTTAAAGTATCAATCAACCCCCAGGAGTCTTTACTAACCACTAGCCTGTAGGGGGGCGCGGATGGGGTAAAAGCCATGACTCCGAGGGGGGGTGGAGACTATGATGCCCAACTGTCGGAGTAAGTCTTCTGCTGGGGTGTCACGTAGCATTTTGTAGGAGGTTTTTTTGGGAGATATGGTAGGACTGGTTTAACAACAGCCCAATTTCCAAGAGGGTTTTTTCGTCTAGGGAAACATTGGGCAGTGGGAATTCTCCTCCCTTGGCAGATTTCTCCAGAAAGTCAACACTGGCATTGCCAACATATCTCTTCCCCCCATGATAACGCCCTTTTTTTCCATGGCGGGGGGTGTGGGGGTTGTTGCAATGGACTGTTACTTGTCCACTTTTACTGGGGGATTTATAATGGGAGTGAGTAATACGGTTTCCCAATTATGACGGATTCCAAGCAACAGTCTCCCGAGGCTTTAGCCATAGAGGTGGCCTCCTTAAGGGGTATGGTGGAACAGTTGAGCAAGTATAAAAGGGCAATGGAGGCTCAACAAGAACTGTTTAAGGCCATTCTGAGAATGGGCAGTGTTGCCAGTGGGAGACTGATGTTACGTTCTGTGCTTCTAGAAATATGTGAGAAGACAAGAGAGATACTAAAAGCGGAAAAGGCAAGTTTGTTCATATTAAGCCCGAAGGGGGTGATAACAGAAAGTATATTGGCAAGGGGGCCAACCATTCAGGAGGAGAAGACTCAATTAATTGGGACTGTTTTGAAACAGGGGTTAGCGGGGTGGGTGTATCGTTATCGTCGGATGGCGCTAGTAAAGGATACCAAAGAGGACGAACGTTGGTTGGAATTTGAACGTCAACCCTATCAAGTGGGCTCTGCCATTTGTGTACCCTTCTTGAAAGGCAGTATAGTGCTGGGGATTCTGACACTCACCCATGCCCAACCCTATCATTTTAATGAGGACATGGCGGAGTTCATGGAGGTTTTTTCTCCCTCCATTGCCATTGCTTTAGACTATGCCACTACCCTTTTTGAAGCTAGCTCTCAGCCTGGTCAATAGTTTTCATCTTGCCTCTTCTGCCAAATCCAGATTCAACAGTCCTAGGGGTGGGTTTATTTCAATTCTGCGGTTTTCCAGGTCCACTACTGGGACAATTTCGTCTACAAAGGGAATCAAGACGGTGAAGGGTTTTGTTTTTCTTGGCCTAAATTTGCGCAACTTGGAATAGCGGTTTAGTTTACTCAAGTCGGGGATTTTTCTTTCTTTTTGGGGGGGTTGTTTATGGAGTTTGACTTCCAGGATGTCGTTGCCGGCGGCGAAAACATCTACTACCACTCCTATGTTTTCCCCAGTTGCCTGAATATAAACTTCTAGGTCAATCAGATCGGATACGTGATATTCTCCCTCTTTTAGTTCGGGTTTATCACATTTTAGTACAAAAATCTTACAACCCCTTAGAGTTTCTGCAGTCTGGCGATCGTCAATGCCAGCAAATTTAACGACAAACACATTCTTGCCAGGGATTTTCCAGCCTCTTTCTAATTGGATTTTTTGGGGGGATGGGGAGTGGGGTTTAGTTATCCAGCGGATTCCGGGTTTTTGAAAACGTTCGGGAAAATCGGTATCACTTTGGACTTTTACATTCCCCTTTAAACCTTGGGGACATACAATTGTACCAATTTCTAGGAATTCTGTTATTTCCAGTTCCACTTTTTTTCCACTACTGACATAACCGGATTGTCATTATCCATTATTGTAACAACTATCCCCTTGTCTGCTACTGCCCTACCCCTACCCTTTCCCTAATTGCTTTCCAGGCGACGTCTAGGAGTTTGCGGGGGTGTAATTCTGGTTGAATTAGCTGCCATAGTCTTTTTACTTCCTCGGTGTGGAGTCTATCGTCTTCTATCAGGGCGGTTATGATTTGCTGACGGAGGTATTCCCCTTCTGGGGATACTAAAAATTGTAGCCCGAGACCAGCGGTAGGGAGAAGGTCAAAGTGTCCATCCATACGGGCCAGTGCTATCATATGTTCTAGTCTTTGCCATTGGAATTTGCCGTCTTTAAACAACACTTCCAGCAGACGTTTACGCATTGCCGGGGATTCTTCTGTTAAGAGTCTGCGGGAGACGTAGGGGAATGATACTTCTACGATGCGGAAATTAGGGTTTAAACTCAATGCTAATCCTTCTTGGGTTACTAGGGAGCGGATAATGAGGGCGAATTTTGCCGGCACTCGGAAGGGGTAATCAAACATCAACTCAGAGAAATCGTCTGTAATGGTTTTAAAATTGAAGTCAGAAACACTCCGGCCGATGGCGTTGTTGAATACTTTTTCTAGGGCTGGTATGATAGGTCTGATGTCGGTTTCTGGTGTCAGGAAACCCAGTTTAACAAAATCTTCTGCCAGGGCTTTATAGTCCTTATTGATCAGTTGAACTACAGAGGATACAATGGTCTCTTTAGTGTCTTCACTGAGTTGGTCCATCATGCCAAAATCGATATAGGCCATGCGGCCGTCTGGCATGGCAAATAGATTACCAGGATGGGGATCTGCGTGGAAGAATCCGTGTTCCAAAAGCTGTCTTAATCCGGAGATAACACCGATACGAATTAGATTATCTGGATTTAATCCTGCCGCTTTTATACTTTCTACATCAGTTAATTTATAACCATTTATCCACTCCAAGGTGAGGACTTTATGGGTTGTATAACGCCAGTATATGGCGGGGACTTTTATGTCTTTATCTCCTCGAAAGTTTGCGGCAAATTTTTCTGCATTTCTGGCTTCATTTAAGTAGTCGATTTCTTCAAAAAGTTTAGCACCGAACTCGTCTACAATTAGTTCTAGATTATGTCCTAGGTTGAGGGGTAAAAACTTGCCAAAGTGTACTGCCATCCAGCGTAATAGGTACAAATCGAGGGTGAGGATTGGCAAAAGGTTGGGCCTTTGGACTTTTATAGCCACTTCCTCGCCGGTATGGAGATAGCCTCGGTAAACTTGTCCAAGACTGGCGGCGGCTACGGGTTGAGAGGAGATTTCGCGATAGGCTTCTTCTATTTTCAGGTCTAATTCTTTCTCGATAATCTGAAAAGCTATCTTATTATCGAAGGGGGGAAGCTGGTCTTGTAGCTTGGTTAATTCTTCCAAGTAATCTTTTTTTACTAAGTCTGGGCGGGTGGATAGAGCTTGTCCTACCTTAATAAATGTGGGGCCTAATCTAGTTAGAATTTGTCTTAACTCTTCAGCTCTTTTTTGCTTGTTTTTTTCTTCTTTTTTAAAGATTTTGTCTAGTAACAAATGTAGGTAGAAAATGCCAAAATGGAAGAGGATTTGTAGGCCACGACGGACAACCAACCAGGGGCGACGATTGTAGTAATTAGCAATTACTTCTGGGGAATAGCGTTGGAGGGTTTCAATGTCTGTCATTGTCGTTTGTTAAATTAGTATAAATATTATTAAGTTTTTGTTATCTCTAATACCCATTATATAGGGGGATTATACAACAATAATGGGACAGACAGGAAACCCCCCGGGGGGTGGGGCTTGTTTCCACCATTTAGACGGAGGCGGTGGTAGTAGCGGTGGTTTTACGACGACGACGGGGGAATTTGCCTTCTATTTCTTCATCTGTTTCTGTCTCCGGGGTTTTCCTGCCTTCGGATACGTGTAGCATGAAGATGACAAGGGGTTCACTTTGGATTTCTCGTTGGATAACGCGGGAGAGGTTGGCCTCTACTTCTAAACGGATGCCATTCCAGTTGATGTCTTCGCCGGCATTTAAGAGGAGACTGCTTTTGATACGATCTTGTATAGTCCTCTCGACGGTAAAGGAGATAAGACGTTCAAGGGTGGGCAGTTCCATGGTACAAACCACGCCACGGAGGGTTATTTGTGGGGGGGAGAGGAGATTGCCTTCCGAGTCGGTGACGGCAGCCACGGTAACTACACCATCTTCCGCCAGTTGCTGACGTTCCTGCATTACATGGGCATGGACAACCCCTGCAGTATCTACCAACTGGATGCCGGAGGGGACTTTTTCGCCCTTACAGATGCTATCAGGGGTGAGTTCGACTGTTTCGCCATTGTTGACCAGGACGATGTTTTCTGGGGGTATACCCATACTACGGGCTATTTCAGCATGTTTTACCAACATCCTATATTCCCCGTGGACTGGCACAAAGAATTTGGGTTTAGTGAGGGCCAACATGAGTTTCTGGTCTTCTTGACACCCATGGCCGGAGACGTGTATTCCCAGATGCCTTCCATATATTACATCCGCCCCCTGTAGCATCAATTTATCAATGGTATCTACAACTGCGAGGGTGTTACCGGGGATAGGGTTAGCGGAGAAGACGACGGTGTCGCCGGGGCGGATTTTGACTTGGGGGTGTTCCCCTTTGGCAATACGAGTCATAGCGGCCAGTTTCTCGCCCTGGCAGCCGGTGCAGAGGATTAATACCTCATGGTCTGGTAGATTAGAAAGATGACGGAGGGATTGGAAAAGGTGGTCAGGGCAGCGGATGTAGCCGAGATTACGGGCATGGGCAATAACGTTTAACATGGAACGTCCAACTACCCCCACCTTGCGATTATATTTCTGTGCCAGGGAGAGGATGATATTTAGACGGTGGACGGAGGTAGAGAAGGTGGTGATAAAGAGACGGCCTCTGGTTTTGGCGAAAATGCTTTCCAGGGGGCCATATACGGCCATTTCCGAGGGGGCGAATCCGGGCACTTCCGCGTTAGTGGAGTCTCCTAACAGGCATAATACCCCTTTTTCTCCCAATTCTGCCAGACGGTGTAGGTCGAACCGTTCTCCGTCCACTGGGGTATGGTCTATTTTGTAGTCTCCTGTGTGGATGAGTACGCCGATGGGGGTGTGGATAGCGAGGGTAAAGCTGTCGGCGATGGAGTGGGTGTTACGGATGAATTCTACTTTAAAGTATTTACCAATACTAACAACTTCTCTTGGTAGTACGGGGTGGAGTTTGGTCTTGTCTAGTAATCCTGCTTCTTCTAGTTTTTCCTCCAAAAGGGAGATAGCCAGGCGGGGGCCGTATATAAGGGGTAGGTCAATTTGTTTGAGGTGGTAGGGGATGCCGCCGATGTGATCTTCATGGGCGTGGGTAGCGATCATTGCTTTGATTTTGTGATTATTTTCCTTCAAATAGGTCATGTCGGGCAGCACAATATTAATGCCGTGCATGCCCTCGGTGGGGAAGCCCAAGCCGGCGTCTACTAGAATTATTTCATCGTCGTATTCATAGATGCAGGTATTTTTACCGATCTCATGAAGTCCTCCCAGGGGTATAATTTTTAGTTTTTTCTCTGGGGGATTCACAGGGGTTATTTCTGGGGTTGTTTCTCCGAGTATTTTGTTTGTTTTTTCTAACCCTACAGTTTTTCTGCTGCGTCTTCCCTTGATGGCGTACACTTTGACCTCTCTTCTATTTTCTTCCATAATTGCTCCTTTTTAGTTTTTTTCCTATTTTTTTCTCTATAATTTCTTCTTATTTACTCTTGGTAAACCTGATTTTGAACCCGGTAGAATAAAAAGAAAAACCCGCAACAATTTTTCCTAGGAGATACAGGTTATTGTTATTTTAATACAAGTAAGATTAAAAAGGGGGCTGGGGGGATTAGAGAAGATGGAGTTGGGAGAGGACATTTTTGACCTCATCTTGTTGCTGTGGGGGGAGGGGGGAGAGGGGGAGTCTAACGCCGCCCACATCCCACCCTTGTAGCTGGAGAGCAT
This window harbors:
- a CDS encoding family 10 glycosylhydrolase gives rise to the protein MWLMGKNIILSSLALSLLFSPTSVAAGENNLISYNKNLLLAQTRREKGLSEKEIQEMTRELQALVHRVEATLITVEAKNSEYSGSNSMREIAEEIVQSRKGNASSVNKVSTRFNNSRAMAAIQNAREVLKQFPLVARQDANRARQIWVEARRRLWDSYPVDRPFPQSEIRAMWVDRGTIVKARSKKDLEPLFNKMAGAGINTVFFETVNASYPIYPSKVAPAQNPLTRGWDPLKAAIELAHERGMELHAWVWVFAAANEGHNRIERKPDNYLGPVISRNPDWVLKDQNGFVFNRTPGFKKAFFDPANPQVRNYLLSLFEEIVTKYNVDGIHLDYIRYPFQDSHTRQHFGYTSASRELFKQTYGIDPIEIQPGSEQWRLWTTFRTQQVTSFVSEVSQRLKRKRPDLLISAAVFPIEREKRLNVIQQDWEEWMFNEWVDLIVLMTYALDTGNFETRTRPIRDLADKKNGSLIIPGIRLLGVPDRETIDQVQSIRNMPSGGYALFAAENFKSSLQGILAQTQGSTSSNPQPLPHRQPFHSAFQRYLSLKQEWIFVLATNRIAIDTPYIIPWAEQADKLTARLRELVNNPSGNNLKHAQSELSTLKFKLSRYLEREKRQNPALVDSWFNRLITIDNLLRYGERTMLNGNGKNNSITQK
- a CDS encoding GAF domain-containing protein, which codes for MTDSKQQSPEALAIEVASLRGMVEQLSKYKRAMEAQQELFKAILRMGSVASGRLMLRSVLLEICEKTREILKAEKASLFILSPKGVITESILARGPTIQEEKTQLIGTVLKQGLAGWVYRYRRMALVKDTKEDERWLEFERQPYQVGSAICVPFLKGSIVLGILTLTHAQPYHFNEDMAEFMEVFSPSIAIALDYATTLFEASSQPGQ
- the rimM gene encoding ribosome maturation factor RimM, which produces MEITEFLEIGTIVCPQGLKGNVKVQSDTDFPERFQKPGIRWITKPHSPSPQKIQLERGWKIPGKNVFVVKFAGIDDRQTAETLRGCKIFVLKCDKPELKEGEYHVSDLIDLEVYIQATGENIGVVVDVFAAGNDILEVKLHKQPPQKERKIPDLSKLNRYSKLRKFRPRKTKPFTVLIPFVDEIVPVVDLENRRIEINPPLGLLNLDLAEEAR
- a CDS encoding AarF/ABC1/UbiB kinase family protein yields the protein MTDIETLQRYSPEVIANYYNRRPWLVVRRGLQILFHFGIFYLHLLLDKIFKKEEKNKQKRAEELRQILTRLGPTFIKVGQALSTRPDLVKKDYLEELTKLQDQLPPFDNKIAFQIIEKELDLKIEEAYREISSQPVAAASLGQVYRGYLHTGEEVAIKVQRPNLLPILTLDLYLLRWMAVHFGKFLPLNLGHNLELIVDEFGAKLFEEIDYLNEARNAEKFAANFRGDKDIKVPAIYWRYTTHKVLTLEWINGYKLTDVESIKAAGLNPDNLIRIGVISGLRQLLEHGFFHADPHPGNLFAMPDGRMAYIDFGMMDQLSEDTKETIVSSVVQLINKDYKALAEDFVKLGFLTPETDIRPIIPALEKVFNNAIGRSVSDFNFKTITDDFSELMFDYPFRVPAKFALIIRSLVTQEGLALSLNPNFRIVEVSFPYVSRRLLTEESPAMRKRLLEVLFKDGKFQWQRLEHMIALARMDGHFDLLPTAGLGLQFLVSPEGEYLRQQIITALIEDDRLHTEEVKRLWQLIQPELHPRKLLDVAWKAIRERVGVGQ
- a CDS encoding ribonuclease J codes for the protein MEENRREVKVYAIKGRRSRKTVGLEKTNKILGETTPEITPVNPPEKKLKIIPLGGLHEIGKNTCIYEYDDEIILVDAGLGFPTEGMHGINIVLPDMTYLKENNHKIKAMIATHAHEDHIGGIPYHLKQIDLPLIYGPRLAISLLEEKLEEAGLLDKTKLHPVLPREVVSIGKYFKVEFIRNTHSIADSFTLAIHTPIGVLIHTGDYKIDHTPVDGERFDLHRLAELGEKGVLCLLGDSTNAEVPGFAPSEMAVYGPLESIFAKTRGRLFITTFSTSVHRLNIILSLAQKYNRKVGVVGRSMLNVIAHARNLGYIRCPDHLFQSLRHLSNLPDHEVLILCTGCQGEKLAAMTRIAKGEHPQVKIRPGDTVVFSANPIPGNTLAVVDTIDKLMLQGADVIYGRHLGIHVSGHGCQEDQKLMLALTKPKFFVPVHGEYRMLVKHAEIARSMGIPPENIVLVNNGETVELTPDSICKGEKVPSGIQLVDTAGVVHAHVMQERQQLAEDGVVTVAAVTDSEGNLLSPPQITLRGVVCTMELPTLERLISFTVERTIQDRIKSSLLLNAGEDINWNGIRLEVEANLSRVIQREIQSEPLVIFMLHVSEGRKTPETETDEEIEGKFPRRRRKTTATTTASV